From Lagenorhynchus albirostris chromosome 15, mLagAlb1.1, whole genome shotgun sequence, one genomic window encodes:
- the MRGBP gene encoding MRG/MORF4L-binding protein, producing the protein MGEAEVGGGGAAGDKGPGEAATSPAEETVVWSPEVEVCLFHAMLGHKPVGVNRHFHMICIRDKFSQNIGRQVPSKVIWDHLSTMYDMQALHESEILPFPNPERNFVLPEEIIQEVREGKVVIEEDTNEEMKEDVDPHNVADDVFSSSGSLGKATEKSSKDKDKSNSDLGSKEGPDKRKRSRVTDKVLTANSNPSSPSAAKRRRT; encoded by the exons ATGGGGGAGGCTGAggtgggcggcggcggcgcggcgggCGACAAGGGGCCGGGAGAAGCGGCCACCAGCCCTGCCGAGGAGACGGTGGTGTGGAGCCCCGAGGTGGAGGTGTGCCTCTTCCACGCCATGCTGGGCCACAAGCCCGTCG GTGTGAACCGGCACTTCCACATGATCTGTATCCGAGACAAGTTCAGCCAGAACATCGGGCGGCAGGTCCCATCCAAGGTCATCTGGGACCACCTGAGCACCATGTATGACATGCAGGCACTG CACGAGTCTGAGATTCTTCCATTCCCAAATCCAGAGAGGAACTTCGTCCTTCCAGAAGAAATCATTCAAGAAGTCCGAGAAG GAAAAGTGGTCATTGAGGAGGATACGAACGAGGAAATGAAGGAAGACGTGGACCCCCACAATGTGGCCGATGATG TTTTTTCATCTTCAGGAAGCTTGGGGAAAGCAACAGAAAAGTCCAGCAAAGACAAAGACAAGAGCAACTCAGACTTGGGGTCCAAAGAGGGGCCGGACAAGCGGAAGCGCAGCCGGGTCACCGACAAAGTCCTGACCGCCAACAGCAACCCCTCCAGCCCCAGCGCGGCCAAGCGGCGCCGGACGTAG